In Cherax quadricarinatus isolate ZL_2023a chromosome 52, ASM3850222v1, whole genome shotgun sequence, the following proteins share a genomic window:
- the LOC128696853 gene encoding uncharacterized protein isoform X1 — translation MNKKGLRKVSIGRSVVQASEEREGRIHWGHEDVMNLVTYVGVHWQEFGNGSRKKKFIWKEIASKLAHDGFSVTGDDCDRKWRNLKIRYMAVLEKQLSGEKTGYRIDYFDNIHSFLKDDPDTKAFLEQRRVQQESKDLGNHNDLDEEDFSDITSDGPMEWTDKSVQLLLDLLLEFRDWFTDKDPDRNDSTIWETVSDQMKMEGHQPGPEQCKRKWINLAIGFQHHKAEAEATGSVPLWPYYTRVRHIMNVIGLPTPDIEARNKLKRRIRFPGNSPKKKSQRYFKQEIEDIDDNLLEESIEEAVDKIKPSTSDGAPGRCVRLTEVPNSVILPGEVKEVCQRLERLEKNVAILHRLDRLEAKLDDATQQQEAQQQTNSLLTQVLSELSRLSRTLSTRYSHSGPGQDQTDLGAGITIVVPHSQHLE, via the exons ATGAACAAGAAGGGACTGAGGAAGG TATCCATAGGTCGGTCAGTGGTGCAAGCATCAGAGGAACGAGAAGGCAGAATACACTGGGGACACGAGGATGTGATGAACCTGGTGACCTATGTTGGAGTACACTGGCAGGAGTTTGGCAATGGATCACGCAAAAAGAAATTCATCTGGAAGGAAATTGCATCAAAACTGGCACATGACGGTTTTTCTGTCACAGGTGATGACTGTGACCGGAAGTGGAGGAACTTGAAG ATTCGGTATATGGCAGTACTCGAAAAACAGCTATCTGGTGAGAAAACTGGATACCGAATTGATTACTTTGATAACATCCATTCCTTCCTTAAAGATGATCCCGACACCAAGGCTTTTTTAGAACAAAG ACGTGTCCAGCAAGAGTCAAAGGACTTAGGAAACcataatgatcttgatgaagaagACTTCTCAGATATTACTTCTGATG GTCCTATGGAATGGACAGACAAGTCAGTACAGTTACTCCTTGACTTGTTATTGGAATTTAGAGATTGGTTCACTGATAAAGACCCAGACCGTAATGACAGCACTATTTGGGAG ACAGTATCAGACCAGATGAAGATGGAGGGACATCAGCCAGGACCAGAGCAGTGCAAGAGGAAGTGGATCAATCTGGCAATAGGCTTTCAGCATCATAAGGCTGAGGCAGAGGCCACAGGATCGGTGCCGTTATGGCCATACTACACTCGGGTCAGGCACATTATGAATGTTATAGGACTTCCCACACCAG ATATTGAAGCTAGAAATAAATTGAAACGAAGAATAAGATTTCCAGGTAATAGCCCCAAGAAGAAGAGCCAAAGATACTTCAAGCAAGAGATTGAGGATATTGATGACAATTTATTAGAAGAATCAATTGAAGAAGCTGTTGATAAAATAAAGCCATCCACCTCAGATGGAGCACCAGGAAGATGTGTGAGATTAACAGAAGTACCAAATAGTGTCATTTTACCAGGTGAGGTTAAAGAAGTATGCCAAAGATTAGAACGCTTAGAAAAAAATGTTGCGATACTCCATAGACTTGATCGCCTAGAAGCAAAGCTCGATGatgcaacacagcaacaagaaGCACAACAGCAAACTAATTCATTACTGACTCAGGTCTTATCCGAATTGTCACGCCTCAGTCGCACATTGAGCACTCGATACAGCCATTCAGGACCAGGACAAGATCAGACAGACTTAGGTGCAGGAATCACAATAGTAGTGCCTCATTCACAACACTTAGAATGA
- the LOC128696853 gene encoding uncharacterized protein isoform X2 — MNLVTYVGVHWQEFGNGSRKKKFIWKEIASKLAHDGFSVTGDDCDRKWRNLKIRYMAVLEKQLSGEKTGYRIDYFDNIHSFLKDDPDTKAFLEQRRVQQESKDLGNHNDLDEEDFSDITSDGPMEWTDKSVQLLLDLLLEFRDWFTDKDPDRNDSTIWETVSDQMKMEGHQPGPEQCKRKWINLAIGFQHHKAEAEATGSVPLWPYYTRVRHIMNVIGLPTPDIEARNKLKRRIRFPGNSPKKKSQRYFKQEIEDIDDNLLEESIEEAVDKIKPSTSDGAPGRCVRLTEVPNSVILPGEVKEVCQRLERLEKNVAILHRLDRLEAKLDDATQQQEAQQQTNSLLTQVLSELSRLSRTLSTRYSHSGPGQDQTDLGAGITIVVPHSQHLE, encoded by the exons ATGAACCTGGTGACCTATGTTGGAGTACACTGGCAGGAGTTTGGCAATGGATCACGCAAAAAGAAATTCATCTGGAAGGAAATTGCATCAAAACTGGCACATGACGGTTTTTCTGTCACAGGTGATGACTGTGACCGGAAGTGGAGGAACTTGAAG ATTCGGTATATGGCAGTACTCGAAAAACAGCTATCTGGTGAGAAAACTGGATACCGAATTGATTACTTTGATAACATCCATTCCTTCCTTAAAGATGATCCCGACACCAAGGCTTTTTTAGAACAAAG ACGTGTCCAGCAAGAGTCAAAGGACTTAGGAAACcataatgatcttgatgaagaagACTTCTCAGATATTACTTCTGATG GTCCTATGGAATGGACAGACAAGTCAGTACAGTTACTCCTTGACTTGTTATTGGAATTTAGAGATTGGTTCACTGATAAAGACCCAGACCGTAATGACAGCACTATTTGGGAG ACAGTATCAGACCAGATGAAGATGGAGGGACATCAGCCAGGACCAGAGCAGTGCAAGAGGAAGTGGATCAATCTGGCAATAGGCTTTCAGCATCATAAGGCTGAGGCAGAGGCCACAGGATCGGTGCCGTTATGGCCATACTACACTCGGGTCAGGCACATTATGAATGTTATAGGACTTCCCACACCAG ATATTGAAGCTAGAAATAAATTGAAACGAAGAATAAGATTTCCAGGTAATAGCCCCAAGAAGAAGAGCCAAAGATACTTCAAGCAAGAGATTGAGGATATTGATGACAATTTATTAGAAGAATCAATTGAAGAAGCTGTTGATAAAATAAAGCCATCCACCTCAGATGGAGCACCAGGAAGATGTGTGAGATTAACAGAAGTACCAAATAGTGTCATTTTACCAGGTGAGGTTAAAGAAGTATGCCAAAGATTAGAACGCTTAGAAAAAAATGTTGCGATACTCCATAGACTTGATCGCCTAGAAGCAAAGCTCGATGatgcaacacagcaacaagaaGCACAACAGCAAACTAATTCATTACTGACTCAGGTCTTATCCGAATTGTCACGCCTCAGTCGCACATTGAGCACTCGATACAGCCATTCAGGACCAGGACAAGATCAGACAGACTTAGGTGCAGGAATCACAATAGTAGTGCCTCATTCACAACACTTAGAATGA